In the Streptomyces sp. NBC_00525 genome, one interval contains:
- a CDS encoding lanthionine synthetase C family protein produces the protein MTVAPPAADNSLPARQSLAHGPLSTALLHIERALRGTGDWAEAHRVLASTGPLIEGRDAGLFLGAPALAFALHLAADGTDRYAGALHTLDQVVAEHVRARLAAAHDRIDAGRRPTFSEYDLLRGLTGIGALLLRRNPHGPELRGILDYLVRLTEPLTDRTGRTLPGWWVDHAPATDQSTTPGGHANAGVAHGIAGPLALLCLAMRAGVHTRRQELAIRRVCRWLDDIRQCDSYGLRWPRWISHSGSTPVRPAAPSWCYGTPGLVRAQQLAAIVLEDTDRKRMAERALTHCLADARQLGLLTDRGICHGVGGVLRTVQRVASDADSPAGYARRFEPLVRRYLPAAVPEEAGFLVGRAGAALAYQDADDATTPKGQWDACLLLT, from the coding sequence GTGACCGTCGCCCCACCCGCCGCCGACAACTCACTGCCCGCGCGCCAGTCGCTCGCGCACGGCCCCTTGAGCACGGCGCTACTGCATATCGAGCGCGCACTGCGCGGTACGGGCGACTGGGCGGAAGCCCATCGCGTACTCGCCTCCACCGGCCCGCTCATCGAGGGCCGCGACGCGGGCCTCTTCCTCGGTGCTCCCGCGCTGGCCTTCGCCCTGCACCTGGCTGCCGACGGTACCGACCGCTACGCCGGGGCCCTGCACACTCTTGATCAGGTCGTGGCCGAGCACGTCCGCGCACGGCTCGCTGCCGCCCACGACCGGATCGACGCGGGCCGACGCCCCACGTTCTCCGAGTACGACCTGCTGCGTGGCCTGACCGGCATCGGCGCCCTGCTCCTGCGCCGCAACCCGCACGGCCCCGAGCTGCGCGGCATCCTGGACTACCTGGTCCGCCTCACCGAACCGCTCACCGACCGCACCGGACGGACACTTCCCGGCTGGTGGGTGGACCACGCTCCCGCCACCGATCAGAGCACCACTCCCGGCGGCCACGCCAATGCCGGGGTCGCACACGGCATCGCCGGCCCGCTCGCCCTGCTCTGCCTGGCCATGCGCGCAGGCGTTCACACCCGGCGCCAGGAACTCGCGATCCGCCGCGTCTGCCGATGGTTGGACGACATCCGGCAATGCGACTCCTACGGACTGCGCTGGCCTCGCTGGATCAGCCACAGCGGCTCCACACCCGTCAGGCCGGCAGCACCGAGTTGGTGCTACGGCACACCGGGCCTCGTACGCGCGCAGCAGCTCGCCGCCATCGTCCTGGAGGACACCGATCGCAAACGCATGGCCGAACGAGCACTCACCCACTGCCTCGCCGACGCCCGCCAACTCGGTCTGCTGACCGACCGCGGTATCTGCCACGGAGTCGGTGGCGTCCTGCGTACGGTGCAGCGCGTGGCGTCCGACGCGGACAGTCCCGCCGGGTACGCCCGCCGCTTCGAACCGCTCGTACGGCGCTACCTGCCGGCCGCGGTCCCCGAGGAAGCCGGATTCCTCGTCGGCCGTGCGGGCGCAGCCCTCGCCTACCAGGATGCCGACGACGCGACCACGCCCAAGGGGCAGTGGGACGCCTGTCTCCTC
- a CDS encoding lantibiotic dehydratase — protein MYRYVDASLIRLSMVPFDAPALDRPGEEAGTEKARAWIQDVWADDARAAAIGHASPLLAHAVRDVLAGKPTTPRRLHRIGRSLSRYLLRMRYRATPFGLFAGPTVARIGQEAHVRWGPLPRATAHADAVWLHSITSALENDPAVLRCLTVVADPTHVVRGSRITVMNQPGEGGPTDTGLRRTRAAETALWLARTPILVRDLVAGLGAEYPEAAVEDMIRTLVKHRVLLTGLQAPMTAPDALGYLIVRIDESGAEAQAADRLRDVHRVLSHHNRARPTEQPGLRAQATDVMTTISGVAGQSLVVTMRPDADVVLPEAVAREAVRALSLMARITPYPHGSAAWRDYRARFLDRYSTGTAVPVRELTSSDTGLGFPVGYRGTILPRPTLATTSRDEHLLTLAQSAALTDQRGIVLTEDDIEALSVGEPTALPAHVELCFSVFARSLRALTEGRFALSTIGLSLAAGSLTGRFLPMLDTTDRTRMKAAHSTLPPLTEGAVRVQVSAPPLRRHASNVGRAPLVADEVLAVGEYNPDATIALDDLGVVADAERLYLVSLSTGQCLEPSVMSAVELSTATHPLVRFLTEVHRCHTAIPLPFAWGVAAQLPFLPEVRHGRTILSAACWRLRARDLPDTGRWTGDFMDWRFRHRVPRTVFIGSTDQQLRLDLDRAGHRDLLRAELEHHRTLSLHEAPEEDAYGWIGRAHEVTMSFAACQPPAPAPTWHAVVRREDGRTPGTADTAYLKLYGNAERAGEVLSTHLPCLLDDVAAVFRGSFAHEDSSGSAGGVAAPEAWFVRYADPASHLRIRFSLPRPGAFADLAREVGRWADALREEGLIQRVQWDTYVPETGRYGTGPALAAAEDCFAADSAAALAQLRLGLPAELRPAVTAASFMDIATGFLGSPGAAHAWLAEHLIRGDGAAAPRSTQALVLRLTENDNPDAPLSDFPGGGAVRDTWQRRRDALARYRGTLLRPGPAPESVLPSLLHMHHNRVAGIDPDAEALCRRMVRAAALSWSIRTEGAVR, from the coding sequence ATGTACCGCTACGTTGACGCGAGCCTGATCAGGTTGTCGATGGTTCCGTTCGACGCCCCCGCCCTCGACCGGCCCGGCGAAGAGGCCGGCACCGAGAAGGCCCGGGCCTGGATCCAAGACGTGTGGGCGGACGACGCCCGCGCGGCGGCCATCGGCCACGCCTCGCCCTTGCTGGCCCACGCCGTCCGGGACGTGCTGGCGGGCAAGCCGACCACGCCCCGGCGTCTTCATCGAATCGGCCGGTCCCTGTCCCGCTACCTGCTCAGGATGCGATACCGGGCGACCCCCTTCGGACTGTTCGCCGGGCCGACCGTCGCGCGTATCGGGCAGGAGGCACACGTCCGCTGGGGCCCGCTGCCCCGCGCGACCGCGCACGCCGACGCCGTATGGCTGCACTCCATCACGTCCGCCCTGGAGAACGACCCGGCCGTACTGCGCTGCCTGACAGTCGTCGCCGACCCCACCCACGTCGTACGCGGCTCCCGGATCACCGTGATGAACCAGCCCGGCGAGGGCGGGCCGACCGACACCGGCCTACGGCGCACCCGCGCTGCGGAAACGGCCCTGTGGCTCGCTCGCACGCCGATCCTTGTCCGCGACCTTGTGGCCGGACTCGGCGCCGAGTACCCGGAAGCGGCCGTCGAGGACATGATCCGCACACTGGTCAAGCACCGGGTGTTACTGACCGGACTCCAGGCACCGATGACGGCCCCCGATGCCCTCGGCTACTTGATCGTCCGCATCGACGAGAGCGGCGCGGAGGCACAGGCGGCCGACCGGCTTCGCGACGTCCACCGTGTTCTGAGCCATCACAACCGTGCCCGCCCCACCGAGCAGCCGGGCCTCCGCGCACAGGCCACCGATGTGATGACCACGATCAGCGGTGTCGCCGGGCAGAGCCTCGTGGTGACGATGCGCCCGGACGCCGATGTGGTCCTTCCCGAGGCCGTGGCCCGTGAGGCGGTGCGGGCCCTGAGCCTGATGGCCCGGATCACGCCCTATCCACACGGCTCGGCAGCCTGGCGGGACTACCGGGCAAGGTTCCTGGACCGCTACAGCACGGGCACCGCCGTCCCGGTCCGTGAACTGACCAGCTCTGACACCGGCCTCGGCTTCCCCGTCGGATACCGCGGCACGATCCTGCCCCGCCCCACCCTCGCCACGACATCGCGCGACGAACACCTGCTCACCCTCGCGCAGAGCGCCGCGCTGACCGACCAGCGCGGAATCGTCCTCACCGAGGATGACATCGAGGCGCTGTCGGTCGGAGAACCCACGGCTCTCCCGGCCCACGTCGAACTGTGCTTCAGCGTGTTCGCACGGTCGCTCCGCGCGCTGACGGAGGGACGCTTCGCCCTCTCCACCATCGGCCTGTCCCTCGCGGCCGGCAGCCTCACCGGTCGCTTCCTGCCGATGCTGGACACCACCGACCGCACTCGGATGAAGGCCGCCCACAGCACCCTGCCACCCCTCACCGAAGGCGCGGTTCGTGTCCAGGTTTCAGCTCCTCCACTGCGCCGACACGCCTCCAACGTCGGGCGCGCTCCGCTGGTCGCCGACGAGGTACTGGCCGTCGGCGAGTACAACCCGGACGCCACCATCGCCCTGGACGACCTGGGAGTCGTCGCCGACGCCGAACGTCTCTACCTCGTCTCCCTCTCCACAGGGCAGTGCCTGGAACCCTCGGTGATGAGCGCGGTGGAGCTGAGTACCGCCACGCATCCCCTCGTCCGGTTCCTGACCGAGGTCCACCGCTGCCACACCGCCATCCCCCTGCCCTTCGCCTGGGGCGTCGCAGCCCAGTTGCCGTTCCTTCCAGAGGTGCGCCACGGCCGCACCATCCTGTCGGCGGCCTGCTGGCGTCTGCGCGCCCGCGACCTTCCGGACACCGGCCGGTGGACGGGGGACTTCATGGACTGGCGCTTCCGCCACCGCGTGCCACGCACCGTGTTCATCGGCTCCACCGACCAGCAGCTCCGCCTGGACCTCGACCGGGCCGGTCATCGCGACCTCCTGCGAGCGGAACTGGAACACCACCGCACCCTGTCCTTGCATGAAGCACCGGAGGAAGACGCCTACGGCTGGATCGGCCGCGCCCACGAGGTGACCATGTCGTTCGCCGCCTGCCAGCCGCCCGCCCCCGCCCCCACCTGGCACGCTGTCGTCCGGCGCGAGGACGGCCGAACCCCGGGCACGGCCGACACCGCGTACCTGAAGCTGTACGGCAACGCCGAACGCGCCGGCGAAGTCCTCAGCACTCACCTGCCGTGCCTACTCGACGACGTGGCCGCCGTGTTCCGAGGATCCTTCGCGCACGAGGACTCTTCCGGGTCGGCCGGGGGTGTGGCCGCCCCGGAGGCGTGGTTCGTCCGGTACGCCGACCCCGCCTCCCATCTCCGTATCCGCTTCAGCCTTCCCCGACCCGGCGCCTTCGCCGATCTCGCCCGTGAAGTGGGCCGCTGGGCGGACGCGCTGCGTGAGGAGGGCCTGATCCAACGCGTGCAGTGGGACACCTACGTTCCCGAAACCGGCCGTTACGGGACCGGCCCCGCCCTGGCCGCCGCCGAGGACTGCTTCGCCGCCGACTCGGCCGCCGCACTGGCGCAGCTGCGCCTCGGCCTCCCCGCAGAGCTGCGCCCGGCCGTCACAGCAGCCTCGTTCATGGACATCGCCACCGGCTTCCTCGGCTCCCCCGGCGCCGCACACGCCTGGCTGGCCGAACACCTCATTCGCGGCGACGGCGCTGCGGCGCCTCGGTCCACACAGGCGCTCGTTCTGCGACTCACCGAGAACGACAACCCGGACGCGCCCCTGAGCGACTTCCCGGGCGGTGGGGCCGTACGTGACACCTGGCAGCGCCGCCGCGACGCCCTCGCCCGCTACCGCGGCACGCTCCTGCGGCCAGGACCCGCACCGGAGAGTGTGCTGCCGTCCCTCCTGCACATGCACCACAACCGCGTCGCCGGGATCGACCCCGATGCCGAGGCCCTGTGCCGGCGCATGGTCCGTGCCGCCGCACTGTCCTGGAGCATCCGCACCGAAGGAGCCGTGCGGTGA
- a CDS encoding FxLD family lanthipeptide, whose protein sequence is MAQRMSTKPGTVLKAATDFRTDAGDFDLDIETVSSAPVIGALLNDTSDNCGSTCQSACSNSTCIGS, encoded by the coding sequence ATGGCACAGCGGATGAGCACCAAGCCCGGCACCGTGCTGAAGGCGGCGACGGACTTTCGCACGGACGCCGGGGACTTCGACCTGGACATCGAGACGGTTTCCTCGGCGCCCGTCATCGGAGCGTTGCTGAACGACACAAGCGACAACTGCGGCTCCACCTGCCAATCGGCCTGCTCCAACAGCACCTGCATCGGCAGCTGA
- the fxlM gene encoding methyltransferase, FxLD system, with amino-acid sequence MEKSSEQELRDALAESLIELGAARSPRVIAAFRNVRRHLATPDADILSTYSAEVATITKTDVHGVQISSVSAPRIQAMQMEQADLAPGMSVLEIGSGGPNAALLSEVVGDTGHVVTVDIDPDVTARASAFLKETGYRNVTVLTADAENGVPDRAPFDRIVVTVQAADIPPAWLGLLKEGGRLVVPLRMRGMTRTVAFVRDRDRLVSDGLELCGFVPMQGAGENRVRLAVLHDVEGEQVGLRLDGHPEPDTEALAKALLMPRNTRWSGVTLGGSESNEHLDLWLTTALDNLPLLAAMPGARDRGLVTSVSPLGIPALVDGGSFAYRTVRATDEVDRYELGAIGHGPRGRRLAERLVEEIQVWDREHRGDRAHIEVYPAGTPDDRLPAGGRRIERRHSRVSITWP; translated from the coding sequence ATGGAGAAATCGTCCGAGCAGGAGTTGCGCGATGCGCTCGCTGAAAGCCTCATCGAACTGGGGGCTGCCCGCAGCCCTCGCGTGATCGCCGCGTTCCGCAACGTACGCCGTCACCTGGCCACCCCCGACGCGGACATTCTCTCGACGTACAGCGCCGAAGTCGCGACGATCACCAAGACCGACGTGCACGGGGTACAGATCAGCTCGGTGTCCGCACCTCGCATCCAGGCCATGCAGATGGAGCAGGCCGACCTCGCGCCGGGGATGTCCGTGCTCGAAATCGGCTCCGGCGGCCCCAACGCCGCACTCCTCTCGGAGGTAGTCGGTGACACCGGCCATGTCGTGACCGTGGACATCGACCCGGACGTGACGGCTCGCGCCTCGGCGTTCTTGAAGGAGACCGGGTACCGCAACGTCACCGTGCTCACCGCGGACGCGGAGAACGGGGTCCCCGATCGCGCGCCGTTCGACCGGATCGTGGTGACGGTGCAGGCCGCCGACATCCCGCCGGCCTGGCTCGGCCTCCTCAAAGAGGGCGGGCGCCTCGTCGTCCCGTTGCGGATGCGCGGCATGACCCGCACCGTGGCCTTCGTCCGCGACCGGGATCGGCTTGTCAGTGACGGGCTCGAACTGTGCGGCTTCGTGCCGATGCAGGGCGCCGGGGAGAACCGGGTCCGCCTCGCCGTGCTGCACGACGTGGAGGGCGAACAGGTCGGTCTCCGCCTGGACGGTCACCCCGAGCCGGACACCGAAGCCCTGGCCAAAGCCCTCTTGATGCCACGGAATACGCGGTGGTCCGGTGTGACGCTCGGCGGCAGCGAGTCCAACGAGCATCTCGACCTGTGGCTCACCACCGCGCTGGACAACCTGCCGCTGCTGGCCGCGATGCCAGGCGCCCGTGATCGCGGGCTGGTCACCTCGGTGTCCCCGCTCGGCATCCCCGCACTCGTGGACGGCGGCAGCTTCGCGTACCGCACGGTGCGGGCCACGGACGAGGTGGACCGTTACGAACTGGGCGCCATCGGTCATGGCCCGCGCGGGCGGCGGCTCGCCGAGCGCCTGGTCGAAGAGATCCAGGTGTGGGACCGCGAACACCGCGGTGACCGCGCGCACATCGAGGTCTATCCGGCAGGCACGCCGGACGACCGTCTTCCCGCCGGCGGCCGACGCATCGAGCGGCGGCACTCGCGGGTCTCGATCACCTGGCCATAG